From one Anopheles cruzii chromosome 3, idAnoCruzAS_RS32_06, whole genome shotgun sequence genomic stretch:
- the LOC128273598 gene encoding uncharacterized protein LOC128273598, which yields MGTLTSSASSIAPSSFPLAKTKLRGPSYEEETTETRSMTDRSGSRTDVSGRSAALERAYVHDVYENCEEPNGQIRPRVAQFLTGLEPGSLVCDVGCGNGRYLSGLNPLIYTIGVDRCYRLTQVAHGKDGEVAICDNLDLPFRDESFDAVLSLAVVHHFATAERRVGAIRELARILRIGGRVIITVWALEQRHRRFESQDVLVPWQPPRSRAAGASDEEDDDDFLPPYHAYTEDSTNSSRSAGDGDSSSLSSSSPGETCYSFVRRAIQKLAGSKRSPWFMESWSSRETKHDSSLDYEDARDLPIELRRLEDFDDLPTEPPLSAGLKSRSLGSILNPPAKTIVRSRSSVPSLGAQMPESKAAPATEPPAGVSRRPKLVKQKQSLCDDVDYKFSEASQAGYREHALLRNESRAQLLRKQSSLNEELMAESRLREKDRVRKRIQKQISLNETFLCRSLFTKRLQVIKEGFATKLKTSTGSLERVTKNGFVKIIQNIKAASPAAYHPSPSPGTPGGHHHHHHPGHHYHHQHHHHHQQHHLAPSYPHNTQGGPPGGRPAYCYDPSGCCGPTCCAHPEYSGSSGHVGSCRFAGCSSGYRLSRNNSASGSGPGGNGADGTGGSGGGGCSGGGGSGAGSATHGHDKLLAAGMGSSQDDASKPRRHSRESGSDSFRSTFIKRQRFADSSKDSSLQSDTSIESEDSFASVIYIPKPDQQQPQQQQPSQPHQQQQQVPPNGVCSVVGGGPNGTGACSGGPSMCVPDLYSPGAVGAAGAGAMSRMPSTSVPTSPLVMPCPTPAHSPAPPRTKPGPGATPNGGYGSGESGGNAPDCDQRFTFEETAVLPWQLEQQQQQQQLTHPKEPTSDPDREAFAPIVTTTTAATTLACADSSAVTQTNTSAPAPGRAGKSTSDGRSHSSPQKSSAPQKITRQQIKDLPPIPKFRRSGNYPILRRQTSAAAGTSSTVPVPVPKLLSLELFNPETDDLDSDSSEPSSPDSIDSVISALRPTLSPQPAAAFHRDPTGPPDPVTVATGSLIPPLVEAAAVVAHKLEDVVDMVMPARDGIDGKPTRFNGLLDKTSSTTLVDLGPAHTGETLSPSRQHLVDFAEKLSAQLLKELENEKRRNESFDDDNDDVFGTDSGRPPAGESQALMMDPYLKKLNGDLRDLSQLRAELRERRLMLANLSNLGSGSSSSLSGQFGGSNDSLGPSYSSSMAPIIQEEGDDDDEEEELDEFDDRRFGAASDGTTQPATSSTSGTGPIAKGVVPSGKCGKSLGGKIVDDFVIIPEVDEDDPELSNDTALLIQDEDSSEEHPPNGGPFNADDQRPSLTSGFGNGTASTVLDGHKGRRSKVLGFAGAQLGVHGHLTGGDYQLGSSSGSSSCSAKDTSERHNARPLGGGPCLTGTTIVVPPGSGPSAPCERKPLSATKKSSVPSFESHTSVDSWAHSTSTASLDSPSVGGSATHHRYYHVFREGELDALINHHVTSLHIVSSYYERASWCVVAEKVHVWTI from the exons AGGAAACGACAGAGACCCGCTCGATGACGGACCGTAGCGGCAGCCGGACGGATGTCAgcggccgatcggcggcgctGGAGCGGGCGTACGTGCACGATGTCTACGAGAACTGCGAGGAACCGAACGGGCAGATCCGCCCGAGGGTGGCCCAGTTCCTGACCGGGCTCGAGCCGGGCTCGCTGGTCTGCGACGTGGGCTGCGGCAACGGCCGCTACCTGTCCGGCCTGAACCCGCTGATCTACACGATCGGCGTCGACCGGTGCTACCGGCTGACGCAGGTGGCCCACGGCAAGGATGGCGAA GTAGCTATATGTGATAACCTGGACCTGCCGTTCCGGGACGAGTCGTTCGACGCGGTCCTGTCGCTGGCGGTGGTCCACCATTTCGCCACGGCCGAGCGGCGGGTCGGCGCGATCCGTGAGCTGGCGCGCATCCTGCGGATAGGGGGCCGCGTCATCATCACGGTGTGGGCGCTggagcagcggcaccggcggttCGAGTCGCAGGATGTGCTGGTGCCGTGGCAGCCGCCCCGCTCGAGGGCGGCCGGCGCCtcggacgaggaggacgacgacgactttcTGCCGCCGTACCACGCGTACACGGAGGACTCGACTAACTCGAGCCGATCGGCCGGGGACGGCGACAGCTCCAGCctttcgtcctcgtcgcccgGTGAAACGTGCTACAGTTTCGTGCGTCGCGCGATACAG AAGCTGGCGGGGAGCAAGCGAAGCCCGTGGTTCATGGAGTCGTGGAGCTCGCGGGAAACCAAGCACGACAGCAGCCTGGACTACGAGGACGCCCGCGATCTGCCGATCGAGCTCCGGCGGCTGGAGGACTTCGACGACCTGCCGACGGAGCCGCCACTGTCCGCTGGCCTCAAGAGCCGGAGCCTAGGTAGTATACTAAATCCACCAGCCAAAACCATAGTTAGATCACGTTCAAGTGTACCAAGTTTAGGTGCTCAAATGCCCGAGTCGAAGGCGGCCCCCGCCACTGAGCCGCCCGCCGGCGTGTCCCGCCGGCCGAAGCtagtgaaacagaaacagtCGCTGTGCGACGACGTAGACTATAAGTTTTCCGAAGCGTCCCAGGCCGGCTACCGGGAGCACGCGTTGCTGCGCAACGAGTCGCGCGCCCAGCTCCTGCGCAAGCAGAGCTCGCTCAACGAGGAGCTGATGGCGGAGAGCCGGCTGCGCGAGAAGGACCGCGTCCGGAAGCGCATCCAGAAGCAGATCTCGCTGAACGAGACGTTTCTGTGCCGGTCGCTCTTCACCAAGCGCCTGCAGGTGATCAAGGAGGGCTTCGCGACGAAGCTGAAAACCTCCACCGGCAGCCTGGAGCGGGTGACGAAGAACGGGTTTGTCAAGATCATACAGAACATTAAGGCGGCCAGCCCGGCCGCCTACCAtcccagccccagccccggcacgcccggtggccaccatcaccatcatcaccccGGTCACCACtaccatcatcagcaccaccaccaccaccagcagcaccatctcGCGCCCAGCTATCCGCACAACACGCAAGGAGGGCCCCCTGGCGGGCGACCGGCGTACTGCTACGATCCCAGCGGCTGTTGTGGGCCCACCTGCTGTGCCCACCCAGAGTACTCGGGGAGCTCCGGTCACGTCGGAAGCTGCCGGTTCGCGGGCTGCTCGTCCGGGTATCGGTTGTCCCGGAACAACTCGGCCAGCGGTAGTGGCCCCGGTGGTAACGGTGCCGACGGTAcaggcggcagtggcggcggcggctgcagcggcggtggcggcagcggcgccGGCTCTGCCACCCACGGGCACGATAAGCTCCTGGCGGCGGGGATGGGCAGCAGCCAGGACGACGCGTCCAAGCCGCGGCGTCACTCGCGTGAAAGTGGTTCCG ACAGTTTTCGTTCTACTTTCATTAAACGGCAACGTTTTGCGG ATTCCTCCAAAGATAGCAGTCTGCAAAGTGATACCAGTATTGAGTCGGAGGACAGTTTTGCATCTGTGATCTATATTCCTAAGCCAGACCAACAGCAaccccagcaacagcaaccatcACAACcacatcaacagcagcagcaagtgccACCGAACGGAGTGTGTAgtgtcgtcggtggtggacCCAATGGAACCGGAGCGTGTAGCGGCGGCCCGTCCATGTGCGTGCCCGATCTGTACAGCCCGGGAGCGgtaggagcagcaggagcaggagcaatGAGTCGCATGCCTTCCACATCAGTGCCAACGTCTCCCCTAGTGATGCCGTGCCCGACGCCAGCGCAttcgccggcaccaccacgaacGAAGCCTGGCCCCGGGGCGACACCGAACGGAGGGTACGGCAGTGGCGAAAGTGGCGGCAACGCGCCAGACTGCGATCAAAGGTTCACGTTCGAAGAGACGGCCGTCCTACCGTGGcagctggagcagcagcagcagcagcagcaactgacGCACCCGAAAGAACCAACCAGCGACCCGGATCGTGAAGCATTTGCTCCGATCGTAACAACCACTACCGCAGCCACCACGTTAGCGTGTGCTGACAGCAGCGCGGTGACCCAGACCAACACATCAGCTcccgcaccgggccgggcaggcAAAAGCACGTCGGACGGTAGATCGCACAGTTCACCGCAAAAGTCGTCCGCACCGCAGAAGATCACACGCCAGCAGATCAAGGACCTGCCGCCGATACCGAAGTTTCGGCGCAGCGGCAACTACCCGATATTGCGCCGGCAaacgtcggcggcggccggcaccAGTTCCACGGTTCCGGTGCCCGTGCCAAAGCTACTATCGCTCGAGCTGTTTAACCCGGAAACGGACGATCTGGACAGTGACTCGAGCGAACCGTCATCGCCGGACTCGATAGACAGTGTGATCAGTGCACTGCGGCCTACCCTCTCGCCACAGCCTGCCGCAGCCTTCCACCGGGACccaaccggaccaccggacccggtgacggtggctaCCGGTTCCCTGATTCCGCCGCTAGTCGAAGCGGCCGCCGTGGTGGCGCACAAACTGGAAGACGTCGTTGACATGGTGATGCCGGCGCGCGACGGTATCGACGGGAAGCCTACGCGGTTCAACGGTCTGCTCGATAAAACCTCCTCGACGACGCTGGTCGACCTGGGGCCGGCCCATACCGGAGAAACGCTGTCACCCTCGCGGCAACATCTGGTCGACTTTGCCGAAAAGCTGAGCGCCCAGCTCCTGAAGGAGCTGGAGAATGAAAAGCGGCGGAACGAAagcttcgacgacgacaacgacgacgtgTTCGGGACGGATTcggggcggccaccagcaggcGAGTCCCAGGCGCTGATGATGGACCCCTACCTGAAGAAGCTGAACGGTGATCTGCGCGATCTGAGCCAGCTGCGGGCGGAACTGCGCGAACGGCGCCTGATGCTGGCGAACCTCAGCAATCTGGGCTCGGGCAGTAGCTCCAGCTTGAGCGGTCAGTTCGGTGGCAGCAACGACTCGCTCGGTCCCAGCTACAGCTCGTCCATGGCCCCGATCATACAGGAAGagggtgacgacgacgacgaggaggaggaactTGACGAGTTTGACGATCGGCGATTCGGTGCGGCGAGTGACGGAACGACGCAGCCGGCCACGTCATCCACTAGTGGGACCGGCCCGATTGCGAAAGGGGTGGTACCGAGCGGGAAGTGCGGCAAAAGCCTCGGTGGCAAAATTGTGGACGACTTCGTCATCATCCCGGAGGTGGACGAAGACGATCCGGAACTGTCGAACGACACCGCGCTGCTGATACAGGACGAGGACAGCTCCGAGGAGCATCCGCCGAACGGTGGGCCGTTCAACGCGGACGACCAACGTCCGAGCCTGACGTCCGGGTTCGGTAACGGTACGGCCAGCACCGTCCTAGACGGGCACAAGGGGCGACGCAGCAAGGTGCTCGGCTTCGCCGGAGCCCAACTCGGGGTGCACGGACACCTGACCGGCGGCGACTATCaactcggcagcagcagcggaagcagTAGCTGTAGCGCGAAGGATACGAGCGAGAGGCATAACGCCCgcccgctcggtggtggtccgtgCCTGACCGGCACGACGATCGTCGTGCCGCCCGGAAGTGGTCCATCGGCGCCGTGTGAACGGAAGCCCCTGTCGGCGACGAAAAAGTCTTCGGTCCCGTCGTTCGAATCGCACACCAGCGTCGACTCGTGGGCCCACTCGACCAGCACGGCTTCGCTGGACagtccgtcggtcggcggtTCCGCCACACACCACCGGTACTACCACGTGTTCCGCGAGGGTGAGCTGGACGCGCTGATCAACCATCACGTCACGAGCCTGCACATCGTATCCTCGTACTACGAGCGTGCGTCCTGGTGCGTGGTGGCCGAAAAGGTGCACGTGTGGACCATTTAG
- the LOC128275158 gene encoding sodium-dependent phosphate transporter 1-A isoform X1 encodes MDPFAPDILWIVILGFVIAFVLAFGIGANDVANSFGTSVGSGVLTLHKACWLATVCEVSGAVLIGYKVSDTMRKGILEVEMYKGSEVELMLGCLSALGSSALWLLVATFLKMPISGTHSIVGSTIGFSLVARGTQGLKWNTLLTIIGSWFISPVLSGLVSVLLFWAIRKFILHAKNPLRAGLLSLPLFYGATLAVNVFSIVHDGPKLLNMDGIPVWVALTVSLTVGTVVAVLVQMFIVPWQRRKILNGGAGTQRTEFTLGDSDGDSSSNGSPRRPKRPLSLVTGDSKPLPAITETTELVSLSSQQLGGTQNGLMKKLSSDLSPTVGAGGPYRFNPDFVKRANSLLSAQDKTSLDNTDLTVTSLNFIDEYQSFNGNGRFHLSTYFDHRNSTTVSPKSPDSGQLSNGALKEQSQPAMIALQNGKTTASPKSDGALPLTDYTLVPQSMLMSGTGNDIKKDLCKIEAAAGLEHPLISATLSPNSSKVPLIGGKEGSEEDNRMRKVTEEEPEDVSALFSFLQVLTATFGSFAHGGNDVSNAIGPLIALFMIYREGSVLQKSETPLLILLYGGVGISVGLWLWGRRVIETIGNDLTKITPSTGFTIEIGAALTVLIASKIGLPISTTHCKVGSVVFVGQANARPTTKTTPHHAVTAQQKAVDWGLFRNIVYAWVVTVPVAALLSAGFMMALRAMVLP; translated from the exons atggATCCATTTGCACCGGACATCCTGTGGATCGTGATCCTCGGATTTGTGATCGCGTTCGTGCTCGCATTCGGAATCGGAGCGAACGATGTCGCCAACTCGTTTGGTACCAGCGTCGGGTCCGGTGTGCTCACCTTACACAAAgcttgctggctggcaacGGTATGCGAAGTGTCCGGCGCGGTGCTAATAG GCTACAAGGTGTCCGATACGATGCGAAAAGGTATCCTGGAAGTCGAAATGTACAAAGGCAGCGAGGTAGAGCTGATGCTCGGTTGCCTGTCGGCGCTCGGTAGCTCGGCCctgtggctgctggtggccacaTTCCTAAAGATGCCCATCTCCGGTACGCACAGCATCGTCGGCTCCACGATCGGTTTCAGCCTGGTTGCGCGCGGCACACAAGGCCTCAAATGGAACACGCTGCTCACGATCATCGGCTCCTGGTTCATTTCGCCCGTACTCAGTGGCCTGGTCAGTGTGCTGCTCTTTTGGGCCATCCGCAAGTTTATCCTCCACGCGAAGAACCCGCTTCGGGCCGGTCTCCTCTCATTGCCCCTGTTCTACGGTGCGACCCTGGCTGTGAATGTTTTTAGTATCGTGCACGACGGACCGAAAC TGCTGAATATGGATGGCATCCCGGTGTGGGTAGCGCTTACCGTGAGCCTAACGGTCGGAACTGTCGTGGCAGTGCTTGTCCAGATGTTTATAGTGCCCTGGCAAAGGCGCAAGATTCTCAATGGTGGCGCCGGGACACAGAGGACAGAGTTTACCCTGGGTGACTCTGACGGCGATTCCTCATCGAACGGCAGCCCTCGTCGGCCGAAGCGTCCGTTGTCGCTGGTAACGGGTGACAGCAAACCGCTGCCGGCGATCACCGAAACCACGGAACTGGTTTCGCTGTCCTCACAGCAGCTGGGCGGAACCCAGAATGGGCTGATGAAGAAGCTATCCAGCGATCTGTCACCCACCGTTGGCGCTGGCGGACCGTACCGCTTCAATCCAGATTTTGTGAAGAGAGCTAACAGCCTACTGAGCGCCCAAGACAAAACAAGTCTAGACAACACGGATCTTACGGTGACCAGCTTGAACTTTATCGACGAGTATCAATCGTTCAACGGGAACGGGCGCTTCCACCTTAGCACGTACTTTGACCACCGCAACAGCACGACAGTATCACCGAAATCGCCAGACTCGGGCCAGCTGAGCAACGGAGCGCTAAA AGAGCAATCGCAGCCGGCTATGATTGCACTTCAGAACGGAAAAACGACGGCCAGTCCGAAGAGCGACGGCGCGCTTCCGCTCACCGACTACACGCTAGTGCCCCAGAGTATGCTAATGAGCGGTACCGGGAACGACATCAAGAAGGATCTGTGCAAGATTGAAGCTGCCGCTGGTCTCGAGCACCCGCTGATCAGTGCGACGCTGTCACCCAATTCGAGTAAAGTGCCACTGATCGGGGGGAAGGAAGGCTCGGAAGAAGACAACCGGATGCGCAAGGTGACCGAGGAAGAGCCGGAAGATGTGTCGgcactgttttcttttctgcaaGTACTTACGGCAACCTTCGGTAGCTTTGCTCACGGTGGAAACGATGTTAG CAATGCCATTGGACCCCTGATAGCACTGTTCATGATCTACCGCGAGGGTTCGGTGCTGCAGAAGTCCGAAACGCCGTTGTTGATTCTGTTGTACGGCGGAGTGGGTATTTCCGTCGGTCTTTGGCTGTGGGGCCGCCGCGTGATCGAAACGATCGGCAATGATCTCACCAAAATCACTCCCTCAAC TGGTTTTACCATCGAAATTGGTGCCGCCCTGACCGTGCTCATTGCGTCCAAGATCGGTCTACCCATCTCGACCACCCATTGCAAGGTCGGTTCGGTCGTGTTCGTGGGCCAGGCAAACGCTCGGCCGACGACAAAAACTACACCGCATCATGCAGTCACCGCACAGCAAAAGGCCGTCGACTGGGGTTTGTTCCGTAACATCGTGTACGCCTGGGTAGTTACTGTACCGGTGGCCGCACTGCTCAGTGCTGGCTTTATGATGGCTCTTCGAGCGATGGTATTACCGTAA
- the LOC128275158 gene encoding sodium-dependent phosphate transporter 1 isoform X2: MRSVRRGANRLQGVRYDAKSIVGSTIGFSLVARGTQGLKWNTLLTIIGSWFISPVLSGLVSVLLFWAIRKFILHAKNPLRAGLLSLPLFYGATLAVNVFSIVHDGPKLLNMDGIPVWVALTVSLTVGTVVAVLVQMFIVPWQRRKILNGGAGTQRTEFTLGDSDGDSSSNGSPRRPKRPLSLVTGDSKPLPAITETTELVSLSSQQLGGTQNGLMKKLSSDLSPTVGAGGPYRFNPDFVKRANSLLSAQDKTSLDNTDLTVTSLNFIDEYQSFNGNGRFHLSTYFDHRNSTTVSPKSPDSGQLSNGALKEQSQPAMIALQNGKTTASPKSDGALPLTDYTLVPQSMLMSGTGNDIKKDLCKIEAAAGLEHPLISATLSPNSSKVPLIGGKEGSEEDNRMRKVTEEEPEDVSALFSFLQVLTATFGSFAHGGNDVSNAIGPLIALFMIYREGSVLQKSETPLLILLYGGVGISVGLWLWGRRVIETIGNDLTKITPSTGFTIEIGAALTVLIASKIGLPISTTHCKVGSVVFVGQANARPTTKTTPHHAVTAQQKAVDWGLFRNIVYAWVVTVPVAALLSAGFMMALRAMVLP, from the exons ATGCGAAGTGTCCGGCGCGGTGCTAATAG GCTACAAGGTGTCCGATACGATGCGAAAAG CATCGTCGGCTCCACGATCGGTTTCAGCCTGGTTGCGCGCGGCACACAAGGCCTCAAATGGAACACGCTGCTCACGATCATCGGCTCCTGGTTCATTTCGCCCGTACTCAGTGGCCTGGTCAGTGTGCTGCTCTTTTGGGCCATCCGCAAGTTTATCCTCCACGCGAAGAACCCGCTTCGGGCCGGTCTCCTCTCATTGCCCCTGTTCTACGGTGCGACCCTGGCTGTGAATGTTTTTAGTATCGTGCACGACGGACCGAAAC TGCTGAATATGGATGGCATCCCGGTGTGGGTAGCGCTTACCGTGAGCCTAACGGTCGGAACTGTCGTGGCAGTGCTTGTCCAGATGTTTATAGTGCCCTGGCAAAGGCGCAAGATTCTCAATGGTGGCGCCGGGACACAGAGGACAGAGTTTACCCTGGGTGACTCTGACGGCGATTCCTCATCGAACGGCAGCCCTCGTCGGCCGAAGCGTCCGTTGTCGCTGGTAACGGGTGACAGCAAACCGCTGCCGGCGATCACCGAAACCACGGAACTGGTTTCGCTGTCCTCACAGCAGCTGGGCGGAACCCAGAATGGGCTGATGAAGAAGCTATCCAGCGATCTGTCACCCACCGTTGGCGCTGGCGGACCGTACCGCTTCAATCCAGATTTTGTGAAGAGAGCTAACAGCCTACTGAGCGCCCAAGACAAAACAAGTCTAGACAACACGGATCTTACGGTGACCAGCTTGAACTTTATCGACGAGTATCAATCGTTCAACGGGAACGGGCGCTTCCACCTTAGCACGTACTTTGACCACCGCAACAGCACGACAGTATCACCGAAATCGCCAGACTCGGGCCAGCTGAGCAACGGAGCGCTAAA AGAGCAATCGCAGCCGGCTATGATTGCACTTCAGAACGGAAAAACGACGGCCAGTCCGAAGAGCGACGGCGCGCTTCCGCTCACCGACTACACGCTAGTGCCCCAGAGTATGCTAATGAGCGGTACCGGGAACGACATCAAGAAGGATCTGTGCAAGATTGAAGCTGCCGCTGGTCTCGAGCACCCGCTGATCAGTGCGACGCTGTCACCCAATTCGAGTAAAGTGCCACTGATCGGGGGGAAGGAAGGCTCGGAAGAAGACAACCGGATGCGCAAGGTGACCGAGGAAGAGCCGGAAGATGTGTCGgcactgttttcttttctgcaaGTACTTACGGCAACCTTCGGTAGCTTTGCTCACGGTGGAAACGATGTTAG CAATGCCATTGGACCCCTGATAGCACTGTTCATGATCTACCGCGAGGGTTCGGTGCTGCAGAAGTCCGAAACGCCGTTGTTGATTCTGTTGTACGGCGGAGTGGGTATTTCCGTCGGTCTTTGGCTGTGGGGCCGCCGCGTGATCGAAACGATCGGCAATGATCTCACCAAAATCACTCCCTCAAC TGGTTTTACCATCGAAATTGGTGCCGCCCTGACCGTGCTCATTGCGTCCAAGATCGGTCTACCCATCTCGACCACCCATTGCAAGGTCGGTTCGGTCGTGTTCGTGGGCCAGGCAAACGCTCGGCCGACGACAAAAACTACACCGCATCATGCAGTCACCGCACAGCAAAAGGCCGTCGACTGGGGTTTGTTCCGTAACATCGTGTACGCCTGGGTAGTTACTGTACCGGTGGCCGCACTGCTCAGTGCTGGCTTTATGATGGCTCTTCGAGCGATGGTATTACCGTAA